A section of the Triticum dicoccoides isolate Atlit2015 ecotype Zavitan chromosome 7A, WEW_v2.0, whole genome shotgun sequence genome encodes:
- the LOC119332798 gene encoding histidine-containing phosphotransfer protein 1-like, which yields MAVANSNQLSTLVANMFTTGLLDDQFRQLEMLQDEGNPDFVAKVVMLFCEEGEHIIGELAKQLDQPCVDYGKVDTFVDQLRGNNACVGAQRVKNTCIQFHVCCQEMSKVGCLKTLDFLRNDFYDLCSMFIP from the exons ATGGCGGTGGCGAATTCGAACCAACTCAGCACCCTTGTGGCCAACATGTTCACTACG GGTTTGCTAGACGATCAGTTCCGGCA acttgAGATGCTCCAAGACGAGGGCAACCCAGACTTCGTTGCCAAGGTTGTCATGCTTTTCTGCGAGGAGGGTGAGCATATCATTGGCGAGCTCGCCAAGCAATT GGACCAACCATGTGTGGACTATGGCAAGGTGGACACATTTGTGGATCAACTCCGGGGAAACAATGCATG TGTTGGTGCTCAGAGAGTGAAGAACACTTGTATTCAGTTCCATGTGTGTTGTCAGGAGATGAGCAAAGTTGG GTGCCTGAAGACACTGGATTTTTTGAGAAATGATTTCTATGATCTGTGCAGCATGTTCATACCATAG